In the genome of Pelobacter seleniigenes DSM 18267, one region contains:
- a CDS encoding GntR family transcriptional regulator yields the protein MVQIGSHAERIDIPSLGDECYRRLKDDIVNGQLDWGTKLNVVELANRFGISRSPVVKAIDRLAMDGLVRVFPNKGSFVLIPTADEISETLEASEILATSLYRLAFAKNRADMVIDLGQLTLPVKQKLEQRTDLTVREYFEYERDFQQILCYYARNDRLSQLYQVLCAQVELLSIHSLTGEQLEHAVYNHAAVIEWLAADQPNQALKGVSKQIQTTRQRILAYLASHEGDFIYR from the coding sequence ATGGTGCAAATTGGCTCTCATGCAGAGCGGATCGATATTCCCAGCCTGGGGGACGAATGCTATCGCCGGCTGAAAGACGACATTGTCAACGGTCAACTGGACTGGGGGACAAAGCTGAATGTTGTGGAACTGGCAAACCGCTTTGGCATCAGCCGCTCCCCGGTGGTCAAAGCCATTGATCGGCTGGCCATGGACGGGCTGGTCAGGGTCTTCCCGAACAAGGGGAGCTTTGTGCTGATCCCGACCGCAGATGAGATCAGCGAAACCCTGGAAGCCTCTGAAATCCTGGCGACCTCACTCTACCGCCTGGCTTTCGCAAAAAATCGCGCTGATATGGTCATCGACCTGGGTCAACTGACTCTGCCGGTAAAGCAGAAATTGGAACAGCGAACAGACTTAACCGTCCGGGAATATTTTGAATATGAGCGGGATTTTCAGCAGATCCTCTGTTATTACGCCCGAAATGACCGTTTAAGCCAACTGTATCAGGTCCTTTGCGCCCAGGTCGAATTGCTCAGCATTCATTCCCTGACCGGCGAGCAGCTGGAACACGCGGTTTACAATCATGCAGCGGTTATTGAATGGCTGGCGGCGGATCAACCCAATCAGGCCCTCAAAGGGGTCAGCAAACAGATCCAAACAACCCGACAGCGAATCCTCGCCTATCTCGCAAGCCATGAAGGAGACTTTATTTATCGCTGA
- a CDS encoding FAD:protein FMN transferase yields MRQFLLLFLFLGLVFSLSSCQRQAPPEALHLGGETMGTTWSVTVHPDNSKANAPALQSLLQGRLNAINHLMSTYDPESEVARFNKLQSDAWFPISVDTYLVISRAQKISALTGGAFDISVGPLVELWGFGPPERQQHIPTEEQIKQLLSRIGYHNLEIKAHPAAIRKLIPDLHIDLSAIAKGYAVDALAKLLREQGYNNFLVEVGGELQISGRRDDGGPWRIAIEKPVEDVREVQTIFPLTDTAVATSGNYRNFYVENGQHYAHTIDPVSGRPARHKLASATILDADCARADALATAMMVMGEDRGRKFCEDNDIPAYFLIHEGTGLTSYASPAFQRFTEKIKHD; encoded by the coding sequence ATGAGACAATTTCTACTGCTTTTTCTGTTTCTTGGCCTGGTTTTTTCCCTTTCCTCCTGCCAGCGGCAGGCTCCCCCTGAAGCGCTCCACCTGGGAGGGGAAACCATGGGCACAACCTGGTCGGTGACGGTTCATCCCGATAATTCGAAAGCCAACGCTCCAGCCTTGCAAAGCCTTCTGCAAGGAAGGCTCAATGCCATCAACCATTTGATGTCCACCTATGATCCCGAGTCCGAAGTCGCGCGCTTCAATAAATTGCAATCCGACGCCTGGTTTCCAATTTCTGTCGATACCTACCTGGTGATCAGCAGAGCCCAAAAGATCAGCGCCCTGACCGGTGGCGCCTTTGACATCAGCGTAGGTCCGCTGGTCGAACTCTGGGGGTTCGGGCCACCCGAACGCCAGCAGCACATTCCGACGGAAGAGCAGATCAAACAGCTGCTGAGCCGAATCGGTTATCACAATCTGGAAATAAAGGCTCACCCCGCGGCAATCCGCAAACTGATCCCGGATCTGCACATCGATCTGTCCGCTATTGCCAAGGGTTATGCCGTTGATGCCCTGGCCAAGCTGCTCAGGGAGCAGGGCTACAACAATTTCCTGGTTGAGGTCGGCGGCGAACTGCAGATTTCCGGTCGGCGCGATGATGGTGGTCCCTGGCGTATCGCCATCGAAAAGCCGGTGGAGGATGTGCGTGAAGTGCAGACCATTTTCCCTCTGACTGACACGGCGGTGGCTACCTCCGGCAACTATCGCAATTTTTATGTCGAGAACGGCCAGCACTACGCCCATACCATCGACCCGGTCAGCGGCCGACCGGCCCGCCATAAACTGGCTTCCGCGACCATTCTCGATGCGGACTGCGCCCGCGCCGATGCCTTGGCCACCGCCATGATGGTCATGGGGGAAGACAGGGGCCGGAAATTCTGCGAAGATAATGATATCCCGGCCTACTTCCTGATTCATGAGGGGACCGGGTTAACCAGTTACGCCAGTCCTGCTTTTCAGCGTTTCACGGAGAAGATCAAGCATGATTGA
- the nqrF gene encoding NADH:ubiquinone reductase (Na(+)-transporting) subunit F encodes MTEIGLGVLIFTAIVMLLVGFILLTRAWLIPSGDVTLDINNDPDKRLTVKPGGKLLGTLADNEIYIPSACGGGGTCAQCRVKVKEGGGDILPTETAHINKREAREGYRLSCQVSVKQNMKLEVPAEIFSISRWECTVRSNESRATFIKELVLELPPGEDLDFRAGGYIQIEAPPHTCEYQSMEIAERFQGDWDKYNLWQYTSAVEEPVMRAYSMANYPEEKGIIMLNVRVCPPPPSVPDAPPGQMSSFIFNLKPGDKVFVSGPYGEFFARETDAEMIFIGGGAGMAPMRSHIFDQLKRLNSDRKISFWYGARSRREAFYVEEFDRLAAEHDNFEWHLVLSEPLPEDNWQGATGFVHEYLYEEYLSGHPAPEDCEYYLCGPPMMNKAATDMLYNLGVEYENIMFDDFGI; translated from the coding sequence ATGACTGAAATCGGCTTAGGTGTCCTTATTTTCACTGCTATTGTTATGCTCCTGGTCGGGTTTATCCTGCTTACCAGAGCTTGGCTGATTCCATCCGGTGATGTCACTCTGGATATCAATAATGATCCCGATAAAAGACTGACCGTCAAACCCGGCGGCAAACTGTTGGGGACCCTGGCGGACAATGAAATCTACATTCCATCCGCCTGTGGTGGTGGCGGAACCTGCGCCCAGTGCCGGGTCAAGGTCAAGGAAGGCGGCGGTGATATCCTGCCCACAGAGACCGCCCATATCAACAAACGGGAAGCCCGTGAAGGCTATCGGCTGTCTTGCCAGGTCAGCGTCAAACAAAATATGAAACTGGAAGTGCCGGCGGAAATATTTTCCATCAGCAGGTGGGAGTGCACGGTGCGCTCCAACGAAAGCCGAGCCACCTTCATCAAGGAACTGGTGCTGGAACTGCCACCAGGCGAGGATCTCGATTTCCGGGCCGGCGGCTATATCCAAATTGAGGCCCCGCCCCATACCTGCGAATACCAGTCCATGGAGATTGCCGAGCGTTTCCAGGGCGATTGGGACAAATACAATCTCTGGCAGTATACCTCGGCGGTTGAGGAACCGGTCATGCGCGCCTATTCCATGGCCAACTATCCCGAAGAAAAAGGGATCATCATGCTCAACGTCAGGGTCTGCCCGCCACCCCCCTCGGTTCCCGACGCACCACCCGGACAGATGTCATCCTTTATCTTCAATTTAAAGCCGGGCGATAAAGTCTTTGTCTCTGGCCCTTATGGTGAATTTTTCGCCCGCGAAACCGACGCCGAGATGATCTTTATCGGGGGGGGAGCCGGCATGGCGCCGATGCGTTCGCATATTTTCGATCAGCTCAAGCGATTGAACTCCGACCGCAAAATCTCCTTCTGGTACGGCGCCCGCAGTCGGCGTGAAGCGTTCTATGTCGAAGAGTTCGACCGTCTTGCCGCGGAACACGACAATTTTGAGTGGCACCTGGTCCTTTCCGAGCCGCTGCCCGAAGATAACTGGCAGGGCGCCACCGGATTTGTCCACGAGTACCTTTATGAAGAATACCTCTCCGGGCACCCGGCCCCCGAAGATTGCGAATATTACCTGTGCGGGCCGCCGATGATGAACAAGGCCGCCACAGACATGCTTTACAACCTGGGCGTGGAATACGAAAACATCATGTTTGACGATTTCGGAATTTGA
- the nqrE gene encoding NADH:ubiquinone reductase (Na(+)-transporting) subunit E, with protein sequence MEHYLNILIRSIFIENMALAFFLGMCTFLAVSRKVDTSIGLGVAVVVVQTITVPANNLIYQHLLKNGALAWAGFSNLDLTFIGLICYIGVIAAIVQILEMVLDRFVPALYTALGIFLPLITVNCAILGGSLFMVERDYNFPESVVFGFGTGAGWALAIVALAGIREKMKYSDVPPGLRGLGITFMIAGLMAMAFMAFSGIQL encoded by the coding sequence ATGGAACATTATCTGAACATCCTGATCCGCTCGATCTTCATCGAGAACATGGCCCTGGCCTTTTTCCTCGGCATGTGTACCTTTCTGGCAGTTTCGCGTAAGGTCGATACCTCCATCGGCCTGGGGGTTGCCGTGGTCGTGGTCCAGACTATTACCGTGCCGGCCAACAACCTGATTTATCAGCATCTGCTCAAAAACGGCGCCCTGGCCTGGGCCGGGTTCAGCAACCTGGATCTGACCTTTATTGGCCTGATTTGTTATATCGGCGTGATTGCCGCCATTGTCCAGATCCTGGAAATGGTGCTGGACCGCTTTGTCCCCGCCCTGTATACGGCGCTGGGGATTTTTCTGCCGCTGATTACCGTGAACTGTGCCATTCTCGGCGGTTCGCTGTTCATGGTCGAACGTGACTACAATTTTCCGGAAAGCGTGGTCTTCGGGTTCGGTACCGGCGCCGGGTGGGCGCTGGCCATTGTGGCCCTGGCCGGGATTCGGGAAAAAATGAAATATTCCGATGTTCCACCGGGGCTGCGCGGGCTGGGAATCACCTTTATGATCGCCGGCCTTATGGCTATGGCATTCATGGCTTTTTCGGGAATTCAACTTTAA
- a CDS encoding NADH:ubiquinone reductase (Na(+)-transporting) subunit D, producing the protein MSKAKDVLLDPLFNKNPIGLQILGICSALAVTSKLETVIVMCLAVTFVVAGSNFSVSLIRKQIPGNIRIIVEITIIATLVIIVDQFLKAYAFSVSKQLSVFVGLIITNCIVLGRAEAFAIKNPPGLSLLDGIGNGIGYSLVLLLVGFLRELFGAGKLLGFTILPSTNDGGWYLPNGLMLLPPSAFFIIGLLIWVLRTWKTDQIEEEN; encoded by the coding sequence ATGAGCAAAGCCAAGGACGTTTTACTCGATCCCCTGTTCAATAAAAATCCGATCGGACTGCAGATCCTCGGTATCTGCTCGGCCCTGGCCGTGACCTCCAAACTGGAAACCGTCATCGTCATGTGTCTGGCCGTTACCTTTGTGGTTGCCGGCTCCAACTTTTCGGTCAGCCTGATTCGCAAACAGATCCCCGGTAATATCCGGATCATTGTCGAGATCACCATCATCGCTACCCTGGTCATTATCGTCGATCAGTTTCTCAAGGCCTATGCCTTCAGCGTCAGCAAACAATTATCGGTGTTTGTCGGGCTGATCATTACCAACTGCATCGTGCTGGGCCGGGCCGAGGCCTTTGCCATTAAAAACCCGCCGGGCTTGAGTCTGCTCGACGGTATCGGCAACGGTATCGGCTACAGCCTGGTCTTGCTGCTGGTGGGTTTTCTCCGCGAGTTGTTTGGGGCCGGCAAACTGCTCGGCTTTACCATTCTGCCCAGCACCAATGACGGCGGCTGGTATCTGCCCAACGGCCTGATGCTGCTGCCGCCGAGCGCCTTTTTCATCATCGGCCTGCTGATTTGGGTGCTGCGGACCTGGAAAACCGATCAGATCGAAGAGGAAAACTAA
- a CDS encoding Na(+)-translocating NADH-quinone reductase subunit C, translated as MSKDSPGRVLIVAFLLCIVCSILVSAAAVGLSTRQEKNKSEEKRKNILQAANLYEAGVPIDEQFKKIEPRVVDLQTGEFTDRFDPATFDSRVAARDPKLNYQIPGNEDLAGIKTRSRYKDVYLVMDDQQLQQLILPVHGKGLWSTMYGFIALAGDLNTVNGFGFYEHGETPGLGGEIDNPNWKKQWRGKKIYGPDEQVEIQVINGTVDKSDPQAAFKADGLAGATLTGRGVDHLLKYWMGANGYLPFLERLKKEGVKP; from the coding sequence ATGTCCAAGGATAGTCCCGGCCGGGTCCTGATCGTCGCGTTTCTGCTCTGCATTGTCTGTTCGATCCTGGTGTCGGCCGCTGCGGTCGGTTTGAGCACTCGGCAGGAAAAGAATAAAAGCGAAGAGAAACGGAAGAACATTCTCCAGGCTGCCAATCTTTACGAGGCCGGGGTGCCCATCGATGAGCAGTTCAAAAAAATTGAACCGCGTGTCGTCGATCTGCAAACCGGCGAATTTACCGACCGCTTTGACCCGGCCACGTTCGACTCCAGGGTCGCGGCCCGGGATCCGAAGCTCAACTACCAGATCCCCGGCAATGAAGATCTGGCCGGAATCAAGACCCGTTCGCGCTACAAGGATGTCTATCTGGTCATGGACGATCAGCAGCTGCAACAGCTGATTTTGCCGGTTCATGGCAAAGGGCTGTGGTCGACCATGTACGGCTTTATCGCCCTGGCCGGGGACCTGAACACGGTCAATGGATTCGGCTTTTACGAACATGGCGAGACCCCCGGCTTGGGCGGTGAAATCGATAATCCCAACTGGAAAAAACAGTGGCGCGGTAAAAAGATTTACGGCCCGGATGAGCAGGTGGAGATCCAGGTCATCAATGGGACCGTGGATAAAAGCGATCCGCAGGCGGCATTTAAAGCGGACGGTCTGGCTGGCGCAACCCTGACCGGGCGCGGCGTCGACCATCTGCTCAAATACTGGATGGGGGCCAATGGCTACCTGCCGTTTCTGGAAAGGTTGAAGAAAGAAGGAGTCAAGCCATGA
- a CDS encoding NADH:ubiquinone reductase (Na(+)-transporting) subunit B, with amino-acid sequence MKALRDMLDKLHPHFTKGGKFERFYGLYEAADSFLYTPGEVTGSAPHVRDAMDLKRVMITVVIALLPCFFMAMWNTGYQVNSAMQATGGTISGWRGALLGMLGYSANPELFWDNLLLGASWFIPIYLVTNIVGGMWEALFSLIRGHDLNEGFLVTGSLFPLICPPTMPLWQVALGISFGVVIGKEIFGGTGKNFLNPALAGRAFLFFAYPAQISGDKVWVAADGFSGATALARAAEGGVAAVTHTISWLDAFLGTMPGSMGETSTLACLFGAAVLIITGVGSWRIMLSTLLGAGVLVLLLNSVGSTTNPMFDLGPQWHLVLGGFAFGLVFMTTDPVSGAMTEEGKWIYGFLIGAMCILIRVVNPAFPEGMMLAILFGNVFAPLIDQLVLKVHIKRRLRHVQG; translated from the coding sequence ATGAAAGCACTACGCGATATGCTTGACAAACTGCACCCCCACTTTACCAAGGGGGGGAAATTCGAACGCTTCTACGGGCTTTACGAAGCTGCAGACAGCTTCCTCTATACCCCCGGCGAAGTCACCGGTTCCGCACCCCATGTGCGGGATGCCATGGACCTGAAAAGGGTGATGATCACGGTGGTGATCGCCCTGCTCCCCTGTTTCTTTATGGCCATGTGGAATACCGGCTATCAGGTCAACAGCGCCATGCAGGCCACCGGCGGCACCATCTCCGGTTGGCGCGGCGCCCTGCTCGGGATGCTCGGCTACAGCGCCAACCCGGAGCTGTTCTGGGATAACCTGCTCCTCGGCGCGAGCTGGTTTATCCCCATCTACCTGGTCACCAATATTGTCGGCGGCATGTGGGAGGCCCTCTTCTCGCTTATTCGCGGCCATGACCTCAACGAGGGATTTCTGGTCACCGGGTCGCTGTTCCCCCTGATCTGCCCGCCGACCATGCCCCTCTGGCAAGTGGCGCTGGGAATCTCTTTCGGGGTGGTCATCGGCAAAGAAATTTTCGGCGGCACCGGCAAGAACTTTCTCAACCCGGCCCTGGCTGGTCGCGCATTCCTGTTTTTTGCCTACCCGGCGCAGATTTCCGGGGACAAGGTCTGGGTTGCTGCAGACGGCTTCAGCGGCGCCACGGCCCTGGCCCGAGCAGCAGAGGGGGGCGTCGCCGCCGTCACCCATACGATCTCCTGGCTGGACGCCTTTCTCGGCACCATGCCGGGCTCCATGGGCGAAACTTCGACCCTGGCCTGCCTATTTGGGGCCGCGGTGCTGATCATCACCGGGGTCGGTTCCTGGCGCATCATGTTGTCGACCCTGCTCGGCGCCGGTGTTCTGGTCTTGCTTTTGAATAGCGTCGGCAGCACCACCAACCCGATGTTCGACCTCGGACCGCAGTGGCACCTGGTGCTCGGCGGGTTTGCCTTCGGCCTGGTGTTCATGACCACCGACCCGGTTTCCGGGGCCATGACCGAAGAAGGGAAATGGATTTACGGTTTCCTGATCGGGGCCATGTGCATACTGATCCGGGTCGTCAATCCGGCCTTTCCGGAAGGGATGATGCTGGCCATTCTGTTCGGCAATGTGTTTGCCCCGCTGATTGATCAGCTGGTGCTCAAAGTTCATATCAAGCGGAGGTTGCGGCATGTCCAAGGATAG
- a CDS encoding Na(+)-translocating NADH-quinone reductase subunit A: MFKISKGLSLPLCGEPVKQIETAPQPRQVALLGCDYQDMKPTLQVAEGDQVMLGQPLFTDKKNTRVVFTAPAAGQVIAINRGERRAFQSLVIATGGSGEKTFSTTPANRLSRLTAPDIEQQLLDSGLWTAFRTRPFSKIPAPETRPTALFVTALDTNPLALDPQLAIAEKTAEFRAGLTVLRRLIEGRIHLCQAPGAQLPCPEGISVSEFSGRHPAGLVGTHIHLLERVDQQHTVWHLGYQDVIAIGHLFLTGRILTERLVALGGPAVRKPRLLRVQTGACLSELLKNELNEGENRIISGSVLAGHRAVAETDFLGRYHTQISVLGEDRQRHFLGWLMPGFKRFSNNRLFASSLLPRRPLALGTNTHGSIRAMVPIGAFEKVMPLNTKITWLLRALLTLDTDLAQNLGCLELDEEDLALCSFVCSGKIDYGFHLRQTLQKIEKEG; the protein is encoded by the coding sequence ATGTTCAAAATCAGCAAAGGACTCTCTCTGCCTCTTTGCGGCGAACCCGTCAAGCAGATTGAGACCGCCCCACAGCCCAGGCAGGTTGCCTTACTCGGTTGCGATTACCAGGACATGAAACCGACCCTTCAGGTGGCTGAAGGGGACCAGGTCATGCTGGGTCAGCCGCTGTTCACCGACAAGAAAAATACCCGCGTGGTCTTTACCGCGCCGGCGGCCGGTCAAGTTATCGCCATCAACCGAGGCGAACGACGAGCCTTCCAGTCGCTGGTCATTGCGACAGGCGGAAGTGGCGAAAAAACCTTTTCCACAACCCCGGCCAACCGCCTTTCCCGGCTCACGGCTCCGGATATCGAACAGCAGCTCCTTGATTCAGGACTATGGACCGCTTTTCGCACTCGCCCGTTCAGCAAAATCCCGGCACCGGAGACGCGACCCACCGCCCTGTTTGTAACCGCCCTCGATACCAACCCGCTGGCCCTGGATCCGCAACTGGCCATTGCCGAAAAAACTGCTGAATTCCGGGCCGGGCTGACCGTACTCAGACGTCTGATTGAAGGACGGATTCATTTGTGCCAGGCCCCTGGAGCCCAGCTCCCCTGTCCGGAAGGGATCAGCGTCAGTGAGTTCTCCGGCCGCCATCCGGCGGGACTGGTCGGCACTCATATTCATCTGCTCGAACGGGTCGATCAGCAACATACGGTCTGGCATCTTGGCTATCAGGATGTCATTGCCATCGGTCACCTGTTTTTGACCGGCCGCATCCTCACCGAACGGCTGGTTGCCCTGGGTGGACCAGCGGTCCGCAAGCCGCGCCTGCTCCGGGTGCAGACGGGGGCCTGTCTGAGCGAACTGCTCAAAAACGAACTGAACGAGGGGGAAAACCGAATTATTTCCGGTTCGGTTCTGGCCGGGCATCGGGCCGTCGCGGAAACTGATTTTCTCGGCCGCTATCACACCCAGATTTCCGTGCTTGGCGAAGACCGACAACGCCATTTCCTGGGCTGGCTGATGCCGGGCTTCAAGCGCTTTTCCAATAACCGCCTGTTCGCCTCAAGCTTATTGCCCCGCCGGCCGCTCGCCCTGGGCACCAACACCCACGGCAGCATCCGGGCGATGGTCCCCATCGGGGCTTTCGAAAAGGTCATGCCCCTCAATACCAAGATCACCTGGTTGCTGCGGGCATTGCTCACCCTGGATACCGACCTGGCGCAAAACCTCGGCTGTCTTGAACTGGATGAAGAGGACCTGGCCCTGTGCAGCTTTGTCTGTTCCGGGAAAATCGATTACGGCTTCCATCTGCGGCAGACCTTGCAGAAGATAGAAAAAGAGGGATGA
- a CDS encoding CBS domain-containing protein, protein MKIVKDILQEKGTEVHTVEQHESVYTALKKLAEKNIGALVVTDEHGTVVGLMSERDYARKIILKGMSSLDTPVNAIMEKTMYFIQPENTVEECMALVTEIRHRHLPVLKDGELLGLVSIGDLVKATIEEKEFLINQLTNYIKSG, encoded by the coding sequence ATGAAAATTGTGAAGGACATTCTTCAGGAGAAGGGCACGGAAGTTCACACCGTCGAGCAGCATGAAAGCGTCTATACGGCTTTGAAAAAGTTGGCCGAAAAGAATATCGGTGCGTTGGTGGTCACGGACGAACATGGGACGGTGGTCGGCCTCATGTCGGAACGGGACTATGCCCGGAAAATCATTCTCAAGGGGATGTCCTCCCTCGACACACCGGTCAACGCCATTATGGAAAAGACCATGTATTTTATCCAGCCGGAAAATACGGTTGAGGAATGCATGGCCCTGGTCACCGAAATCCGTCATCGGCACTTGCCCGTACTCAAGGATGGCGAGTTGCTCGGGCTGGTTTCCATTGGCGACCTGGTCAAGGCAACTATCGAGGAAAAAGAATTTTTGATCAATCAACTGACCAATTACATCAAGTCAGGCTGA
- a CDS encoding hemerythrin domain-containing protein — translation MKTDVTKVMVDEHCLILRMITLLEKNTALMEQGRFRNWTFFIDAIDFIRNYADRFHHAKEEAVLFVELVKNGMPEKQSPIEAMLMEHDQGRAYLRAMEAAVLKAQNGETGMIPVIAANARGYAELLRNHIDKEDRILYPLAERVLPEAVRADMLRAYAAARAPEAEAKYLRLVLDYEQQG, via the coding sequence ATGAAGACTGATGTAACCAAAGTCATGGTCGACGAGCATTGCCTGATTTTGCGGATGATCACCCTGCTCGAAAAGAACACTGCCTTGATGGAGCAGGGGCGGTTCAGGAACTGGACCTTTTTCATCGATGCCATCGACTTCATCCGCAACTATGCCGATCGCTTTCACCATGCCAAAGAAGAAGCTGTGCTCTTTGTCGAACTGGTCAAAAACGGCATGCCGGAAAAACAGTCGCCCATTGAAGCCATGCTCATGGAACACGATCAGGGACGCGCCTACCTGCGCGCCATGGAAGCAGCGGTTTTAAAAGCACAGAACGGCGAGACCGGGATGATCCCCGTAATTGCCGCCAATGCCCGCGGCTACGCCGAACTCCTGCGTAACCATATCGACAAGGAGGACCGCATCCTCTATCCCCTCGCCGAACGGGTCCTGCCGGAGGCCGTCCGTGCTGATATGTTGCGGGCCTATGCCGCAGCCCGCGCACCCGAAGCGGAGGCGAAATATCTGCGCCTTGTGCTGGATTATGAACAACAGGGTTGA
- a CDS encoding 4a-hydroxytetrahydrobiopterin dehydratase: MANLAKQQCAPCREGTAPLSEEKIYSLLMEIPEWRVVDDKGVVCLSRVFHFNDFRQALAFSHQVGELAETEQHHPQLITEWGKVTVKWWTHKIRGLHENDFVMAAKTSALFAER, translated from the coding sequence ATGGCAAATCTGGCTAAACAACAATGTGCCCCTTGCCGGGAAGGCACCGCGCCGTTAAGCGAAGAAAAGATTTATTCCTTACTGATGGAGATTCCCGAGTGGCGGGTGGTTGACGATAAAGGGGTGGTTTGTTTAAGCCGGGTTTTCCATTTCAATGATTTTCGTCAGGCGCTGGCCTTCAGTCATCAAGTCGGTGAATTGGCGGAAACTGAGCAGCATCACCCACAACTGATCACCGAATGGGGGAAGGTGACGGTGAAGTGGTGGACTCACAAGATTCGCGGCCTGCATGAAAACGACTTCGTCATGGCCGCAAAAACCTCTGCCCTGTTCGCCGAGCGGTGA
- a CDS encoding serine/threonine protein kinase → MSNTATHPFDKLTPDFIMDAVESLGYRCDYRILTLNSYENRVYQVGIETGSPLIVKFYRPGRWNKAQLTEEQQFTFELAAHELPVVAPLKDAAGAALHRFRGFYFSVSPRKGGHSPELDNLEHLQVIGRLLGRIHALGASKPFKYRPVLTPQSFGHDSADFIADQFIPREYSEAYRSLTHDLLRIIEQRFASVSPRSIRVHGDCHSGNMLWRDDAPHFVDFDDARMAPAIQDIWMLLSGTIDRQRQQLDKILNGYCQFFDFNPAELQLIESLRTLRMLNYSAWLARRWDDPAFPRTFPWFNSIQYWGEHILELREQLASLQEEPLHL, encoded by the coding sequence ATGAGTAATACAGCCACTCACCCGTTTGACAAATTGACCCCGGACTTCATCATGGATGCGGTCGAATCGCTGGGTTATCGTTGTGATTATCGCATTCTGACTCTTAACAGTTACGAAAACCGGGTCTACCAGGTCGGCATCGAGACAGGGTCTCCGCTGATCGTCAAGTTTTACCGCCCCGGGCGTTGGAACAAGGCCCAACTGACCGAGGAGCAGCAGTTCACCTTTGAACTCGCCGCTCATGAACTTCCGGTGGTCGCGCCGCTGAAGGACGCAGCCGGTGCGGCATTGCATCGGTTTCGCGGTTTTTACTTCAGCGTCTCGCCGCGCAAGGGCGGTCATTCCCCGGAACTTGACAATCTCGAACATCTGCAGGTGATCGGCCGTTTGCTCGGCCGCATCCATGCCCTGGGCGCCAGCAAACCATTCAAATACCGGCCGGTCCTGACCCCGCAGAGCTTCGGTCATGACTCGGCCGACTTTATTGCCGACCAGTTCATCCCCCGGGAATACAGCGAAGCCTACCGCTCCCTGACCCACGACCTGTTGCGGATCATCGAACAACGCTTTGCCAGCGTCTCTCCCCGGTCGATTCGGGTCCACGGCGACTGCCACAGCGGCAACATGCTGTGGCGTGACGACGCGCCCCACTTTGTCGATTTTGACGATGCTCGGATGGCCCCGGCCATTCAGGATATATGGATGCTGCTGTCCGGAACGATCGATCGGCAGCGCCAGCAACTGGACAAGATTCTTAACGGCTACTGCCAGTTTTTTGATTTCAATCCGGCCGAGCTGCAGCTGATCGAGTCCCTGCGCACCCTGCGTATGCTCAACTACAGTGCCTGGCTGGCGCGGCGCTGGGACGATCCGGCTTTTCCCCGCACCTTCCCCTGGTTCAACAGTATTCAATACTGGGGCGAGCATATTCTCGAACTTCGGGAACAGCTGGCATCGCTGCAGGAAGAACCGCTGCATCTTTAG